One segment of Solanum stenotomum isolate F172 chromosome 1, ASM1918654v1, whole genome shotgun sequence DNA contains the following:
- the LOC125855610 gene encoding uncharacterized protein LOC125855610 — MNTRANPRRVEEKNVNEGVPPQGEQGLQGGQVPIGNQGNNVLVVPPDMTNEEIRVALLALARAMTGQANKDVGPRLNESTLASRRRDFVWMNPPIFLSSRIGEDPQELLDEIYKIVDPMGVSSREKVELASDQLKEVPQIWFTLWKANRPVEAGPIEWDEFKRTFLSKYFPREKRQVKIEEFINLSQGNMNVEEDEINRFVTGISDLVKEECHTTILHEDMNICRLMVYAQSIEESKLNRMNMDLKRGRLNEKDQPRFKKRAPNQDSTSASKANEDKGGGSQFSKPLCATCGKKHFGKCLDSMSGCYGCGKNDHKVRDCPTLTARGRNAKQASIDVPNLDASKWNRSYALLANQEANPDEGAGKL, encoded by the exons atgaatacgagGGCTAACCCGAGGAGAGTGGAAGAGAAAAATGttaatgagggagttcctccccaaggtgaGCAAGGTCTTCAAGGTGGACAAGTTCCTATAGGCAATCAAGGTAATAATGTTCTGGTGGTTCCCCCGGACATGACTAATGAGGAGATTAGAGTGGCTCTTCTTGCCTTAGCCCGAGCCATGACGGGCCAAGCAAATAAAGATGTGGGTCCTAGGTTGAATGAGAGTACCTTGGCCTCAAGACGAAGGGACTTTGTGTGGATGAATCCTCCTATTTTTCTTAGCTCTAGAATAGGAGAAGATCCACAAGAATTGTTGGACGAAATCTATAAGATAGTGGATCCTATGGGTGTGTCATCTAGGGAGAAGGTGGAGTTGGCTTCCGACCAATTGAAAGAGGTGCCCCAAATTTGGTTCACACTATGGAAGGCCAATAGGCCGGTTGAAGCGGGTCCCATAGAATGGGATGAGTTTAAGCGAACTTTTCTTAGCAAgtactttccccgtgagaaAAGACAGGTTAAGATTGAGGAGTTTATTAACCTTAGTCAAGGTAACATGAATGTGGAGGA AGATGAAATAAATAGGTTTGTGACCGGTATATCCGACCTTGTGAAGGAAGAGTGTCATACGACAATTCTCCATGAGGATATGAATATTTGTAGGctcatggtgtatgctcaatccaTTGAGGAGTCCAAGCTTAACAGGATGAATATGGATTTAAAAAGGGGAAGATTAAATGAGAAAGATCAACCTAGGTTTAAGAAGAGGGCTCCTAACCAAGATTCTACAAGTGCTTCTAAGGCTAATGAGGATAAAGGTGGTGGATCTCAATTTTCTAAGCCTCTTTGTGCTACTTGTGGGAAGAAGCATTTTGGGAAATGTCTAGACAGTATGAGTGGTTGCTATGGGTGTGGAAAGAATGATCATAAGGTGAGAGATTGTCCTACTCTTACGGCTAGAGGAAGGAATGCCAAGCAAGCTTCCATTGATGTCCCAAATCTTGATGCTTCAAAGTGGAACCGTTCCTATGCTCTTCTAGCTAACCAGGAAGCAAATCCGGATGAAGGTGCCGGTAAGTTATAG